One Phocaeicola dorei genomic region harbors:
- a CDS encoding conjugal transfer protein has protein sequence MANEGYSILDVINDEYGVILTRNGCVSVAFRMYNPECYSLHRTDLEERNARLYQAFKHLPSGSFVHKQDVFLKREYVHELEGDSFIDKAEQRHFSGREYLEHDCLLIFTLSGLSSLAASYNANPFSYRERLHVSDREKLTEFLEGVNSAIGVINSIRDTRLERMAAASLREYVIRYINFFPRADCDRDIHFSGEITVDREKARCYTVCDGDYLPDRTVRSDVEDTTLPVSGCSLYMAELEGLGVHLHCNHAVNQILYFEGSEKLYEEFSRRVAVYRTNKGWDRAMLEPKADELENMQKEIMEERQLLCRANFSVMIWDDSPELLDRAEKKLREYLTVSDFKFYIPSYEHLANIYLASVPGQEKGLDSGFLFLTPLSLALCLFINYTTFTPDEEGVYFNDRIYQIPLKKDIWDAKKKRIPARNGIVVASTGGGKSVLTLNIVQQLIEQGYIVVVVEFGYSFGQLCKLYPEISLHVDYDGETPLGLNPFDLEGCSLDNNKIEVLSGIVQRFWRRMFGKDEEEQSVALTKFIQDYYATCLPPHSFPSFYRHVTEHYEDICRRKDVDPNYFDLSSFRLICSEFLPGERYANVCRTEGVPDFGNRRLVVFELTQIKQDKFLSDLVMALIFDVIHDKILSDRTRRGMIIFDEYAETAQMKSRGEDISIHSAVAFCYQKIRKENGAVMTIVQSPDQLPDDEFTKGMITNTQLLYILPTTDVVYRAVEKRFEMGGDPAQCNMMRSIRNDFSGERPHSECFIRFTGGQGRYAVVVRNELSREKFLAFQTDGETWAEIDGYSRTMPMEEAIGRYMERHPSKDRK, from the coding sequence ATGGCAAACGAAGGATATTCCATACTGGATGTCATCAATGACGAATACGGTGTCATCCTTACCAGAAACGGCTGCGTGTCTGTAGCGTTCCGCATGTACAATCCGGAATGTTACAGCCTGCACCGTACCGACCTGGAGGAGCGCAACGCGCGTCTCTACCAGGCGTTCAAACACCTGCCCTCCGGCAGCTTCGTGCACAAGCAGGACGTGTTCCTTAAAAGGGAGTACGTTCATGAGCTGGAAGGGGACAGCTTCATCGACAAGGCGGAACAGAGGCATTTCTCCGGCCGTGAGTATCTGGAACATGACTGTCTTCTGATATTCACCCTGTCCGGCCTGTCCTCCCTGGCAGCCTCGTACAATGCCAACCCGTTCTCCTACCGGGAGAGGCTGCATGTGTCCGACCGGGAGAAACTCACCGAATTTCTGGAGGGGGTGAACTCCGCCATTGGTGTGATAAACAGTATCAGGGACACCCGTCTGGAAAGGATGGCCGCCGCCAGCCTGAGGGAGTATGTCATCCGGTACATCAACTTCTTCCCCCGGGCTGACTGCGACCGTGACATCCATTTCTCCGGAGAGATCACCGTCGACCGGGAGAAAGCGCGTTGCTATACCGTCTGTGACGGTGACTATCTGCCTGACCGCACCGTCAGAAGCGATGTGGAGGACACCACACTGCCCGTGTCCGGATGCAGCCTGTACATGGCGGAACTGGAAGGCCTGGGCGTGCACCTGCACTGCAACCATGCGGTCAACCAGATCCTCTATTTCGAGGGCTCGGAGAAACTTTATGAAGAGTTCTCCCGCCGTGTGGCGGTCTACCGCACCAACAAGGGATGGGACAGGGCCATGCTGGAGCCGAAGGCGGACGAGCTCGAGAACATGCAGAAGGAGATCATGGAGGAGAGGCAGCTCCTCTGCCGTGCCAATTTTTCCGTCATGATATGGGATGACAGCCCGGAACTGCTGGACCGGGCCGAGAAGAAACTGCGGGAATACCTGACCGTCTCGGACTTCAAATTCTATATACCGTCCTACGAGCATCTGGCCAACATATACCTGGCTTCGGTTCCCGGACAGGAGAAAGGGCTTGACAGCGGCTTCCTGTTCCTGACCCCGCTTTCCCTCGCGCTCTGTCTGTTCATCAACTACACGACATTCACCCCGGATGAGGAAGGGGTGTATTTCAATGACCGTATTTATCAGATACCTTTGAAAAAGGATATCTGGGACGCGAAGAAAAAACGCATACCGGCCCGCAACGGCATCGTGGTGGCATCCACCGGCGGCGGCAAGTCCGTGCTGACACTGAATATCGTGCAGCAGCTCATCGAGCAGGGCTATATCGTGGTGGTGGTGGAGTTCGGGTACTCTTTCGGACAGCTCTGCAAGCTTTATCCTGAAATCTCGCTGCATGTGGACTATGACGGGGAGACACCGCTGGGTCTGAATCCCTTCGATCTGGAGGGCTGTTCCCTTGACAACAACAAGATAGAGGTGCTATCGGGTATCGTGCAGCGTTTCTGGCGCCGCATGTTCGGGAAGGACGAGGAGGAGCAGTCCGTAGCCCTCACAAAATTCATCCAGGATTATTACGCCACCTGCCTGCCACCCCATTCCTTTCCCTCTTTCTACCGCCACGTGACGGAGCATTATGAGGATATTTGCCGGCGGAAGGACGTAGACCCCAATTATTTTGACCTGTCCTCCTTCCGCCTCATATGCAGCGAGTTCCTTCCCGGTGAACGGTATGCCAATGTATGCAGGACCGAAGGAGTGCCCGATTTCGGGAACAGGCGGCTGGTCGTGTTCGAGCTGACGCAGATCAAACAGGACAAGTTCCTCTCCGACCTGGTCATGGCCCTGATCTTCGACGTGATTCATGACAAGATCCTTTCCGACCGGACCAGAAGGGGAATGATCATTTTTGACGAGTATGCCGAAACGGCGCAGATGAAGTCCAGAGGCGAGGATATCAGCATACATTCCGCAGTCGCCTTCTGCTACCAGAAGATACGCAAGGAGAACGGTGCGGTGATGACCATCGTCCAGAGTCCCGACCAGCTTCCCGATGACGAATTTACCAAAGGCATGATCACCAATACCCAGCTGCTGTACATCCTTCCCACAACGGATGTGGTATACAGGGCCGTGGAGAAAAGGTTCGAGATGGGGGGCGACCCCGCCCAGTGCAACATGATGCGGTCCATCCGCAACGACTTTTCCGGGGAGCGTCCGCATTCCGAGTGCTTCATCCGCTTCACCGGCGGCCAGGGGAGGTATGCGGTGGTGGTGCGCAACGAACTGAGCCGGGAGAAGTTCCTCGCCTTCCAGACCGACGGGGAGACATGGGCTGAGATTGACGGCTATTCCAGGACCATGCCGATGGAGGAAGCGATAGGCAGATACATGGAGAGACACCCGTCAAAGGACAGGAAATGA
- a CDS encoding fimbrillin family protein yields MDKPFNHLIICLTFVMPVAALSGCSGPNDSPEQDAVMSISSCTARGDDGQEMSVSEFGMFVTDTAGNLYPDNIRVLNRSGKWTFAEISLSDGDKGIYAYYPYNPSFSGGKMGLDARSQTDYLYSERTMVSGNAPSASITLYHLLSKVTFRMPAAVTAVRVADYSYSASYSLLTGSLEIKPEKGTISSGTGSLLLYPGDSPAMHVALVAGGHPYDFVMPAAAFRSGKEYVYTLKTAGNGVEIEDITITGWQPGGNYEGTITEKEQERQ; encoded by the coding sequence ATGGATAAACCATTCAATCATCTCATTATTTGTCTGACGTTTGTAATGCCGGTTGCAGCCCTCAGCGGCTGCTCCGGCCCTAACGACAGTCCGGAGCAGGACGCCGTCATGTCCATCAGCTCCTGCACGGCACGTGGTGATGACGGGCAGGAAATGTCCGTCAGCGAGTTCGGCATGTTTGTAACGGATACGGCGGGAAACCTGTATCCGGACAACATCCGAGTCCTCAACCGGTCCGGGAAATGGACATTCGCGGAGATTTCCCTGTCGGACGGGGATAAAGGCATATATGCGTATTATCCTTACAACCCGTCCTTCAGCGGCGGAAAGATGGGCCTGGACGCAAGGAGCCAGACAGACTATCTGTATTCGGAAAGGACCATGGTGTCCGGGAACGCACCCTCCGCCTCCATCACCCTGTATCATCTTCTTTCGAAGGTGACTTTCAGAATGCCCGCCGCCGTCACCGCGGTCAGAGTGGCGGATTACAGCTACTCCGCTTCGTACAGTCTTCTGACGGGCTCACTGGAGATAAAACCGGAAAAAGGCACAATATCCTCCGGGACAGGAAGCCTGCTGCTCTATCCCGGTGACAGTCCGGCCATGCACGTGGCGCTGGTGGCCGGCGGACATCCATACGACTTCGTCATGCCGGCGGCGGCATTCCGATCCGGAAAGGAATATGTCTACACTTTGAAAACCGCCGGAAACGGGGTGGAGATAGAGGACATCACCATCACCGGCTGGCAGCCCGGAGGCAATTATGAAGGAACAATAACTGAAAAAGAACAAGAAAGGCAATGA